One stretch of Chryseobacterium indologenes DNA includes these proteins:
- a CDS encoding polysaccharide deacetylase family protein has product MILLTFNIANIDAGIKNGSQITSDLRLKITEENTKAILRILDIHDIKASFFVEISLTEKLQNLIKAISSKGHEIAFYNKGSNPEEIENAKKNIQDLLEKQIRGIRQKDVKIPQERLKLLEFNYVSNIDNANILFPFKRLKRDTEITEEEGLSIVPESISPYSQLPYNDFVFQILPMKYYQNMVLETLQNEEFVLIYLNAWQFTDFKKYHFDIPFYRRLFSGKKMEDKLDALLTFLNERDMATSRMKDYIF; this is encoded by the coding sequence ATGATATTATTGACTTTTAACATTGCAAATATTGATGCCGGAATAAAAAATGGGTCTCAAATTACCAGTGATCTAAGGTTGAAAATCACAGAAGAGAATACCAAAGCGATCCTCAGGATTTTAGATATTCATGATATAAAAGCTAGTTTTTTTGTGGAGATTTCTCTTACAGAAAAATTGCAGAATCTTATAAAAGCAATTTCATCCAAAGGGCATGAAATTGCTTTTTATAATAAAGGTTCAAATCCTGAAGAAATAGAAAATGCTAAAAAGAATATTCAGGATCTTTTGGAAAAACAGATCAGGGGAATTAGACAGAAAGATGTGAAAATTCCTCAGGAAAGGTTGAAGCTTTTGGAGTTCAATTATGTTTCCAATATCGATAATGCCAATATTCTTTTTCCGTTCAAACGACTGAAAAGAGATACTGAAATTACAGAAGAGGAGGGTTTGAGTATTGTTCCGGAGAGCATCTCTCCTTACAGTCAGTTACCCTATAATGATTTTGTATTTCAGATTTTGCCAATGAAATATTACCAGAATATGGTGCTGGAAACATTGCAGAATGAGGAATTTGTTTTGATCTATCTTAATGCATGGCAGTTTACAGATTTCAAGAAATACCATTTTGATATTCCATTTTACCGAAGGTTATTTTCGGGCAAAAAAATGGAGGACAAATTAGATGCCCTCCTTACTTTTCTTAACGAGAGAGACATGGCTACTTCCCGTATGAAAGATTATATTTTTTAG
- a CDS encoding metallophosphoesterase, with translation MQKNFLIIAGIFLFLEIYIYQAVRTLTDNFWMRTGYWTISLIIYAIFAYEVTHYQRSDRSMLRAQIMISLFLIFILPKVFIVLFLLIDDIVRTGGYLIGFAKPSENFFPERRKFLSLVGLGMSGVLSALFIDGITFGKYRHKVRRVKVKFPNLPTSFKGYKIIQISDVHSGSFSDPSKLQHAIDLINEQKPDLVLFTGDMVNNVADEFKPFIPLFSQIKAKDGKFAVLGNHDYADYVTWDSPDAKKKNLDTLIDYEKQAGFDMLRNEHRIIERNGERLYILGVENWGLKPFPQFGKIDDALKGVPESATKILMSHDPTHFDYVVKKHPGNIHLTLSGHTHGMQFGLDLKNVKWSPVQYRYPKWADLYESEGKLLYVNRGFGVLGYPGRVGVLPEITLFELS, from the coding sequence ATGCAAAAAAACTTTTTAATTATTGCCGGAATTTTCCTGTTTTTGGAGATTTATATTTACCAGGCCGTCCGAACCCTTACCGACAACTTCTGGATGAGAACGGGGTATTGGACAATATCTTTAATTATTTACGCCATCTTTGCTTATGAAGTAACCCATTACCAGAGATCAGACCGAAGCATGCTGAGGGCTCAGATTATGATTTCACTATTTCTGATCTTCATCCTTCCTAAAGTATTCATCGTTTTATTCTTATTGATTGACGATATTGTAAGAACCGGAGGCTACCTGATAGGTTTTGCAAAACCTTCTGAAAATTTCTTCCCGGAAAGGCGTAAATTCCTGAGTCTTGTAGGATTGGGAATGAGTGGCGTACTTTCCGCCCTGTTTATTGACGGAATTACATTTGGGAAATACCGCCACAAGGTAAGACGGGTAAAAGTAAAGTTTCCTAATCTTCCGACAAGCTTTAAAGGATATAAAATCATTCAGATTTCTGATGTTCATAGCGGAAGTTTCTCCGACCCAAGCAAGCTACAACATGCTATTGATCTGATCAATGAGCAGAAACCTGATCTTGTTCTATTCACAGGAGACATGGTGAATAATGTAGCGGATGAATTCAAACCGTTCATTCCTTTGTTTTCGCAAATTAAAGCTAAAGACGGCAAATTTGCAGTATTAGGAAACCACGATTATGCCGATTATGTAACATGGGACTCTCCTGATGCTAAAAAGAAAAACCTTGACACTCTGATTGATTATGAAAAACAAGCAGGATTTGATATGTTAAGAAATGAACATAGAATTATTGAGAGAAACGGAGAAAGATTATATATCCTTGGTGTTGAAAACTGGGGATTAAAGCCTTTTCCACAGTTTGGTAAAATTGACGACGCTTTAAAGGGAGTACCAGAATCCGCAACCAAGATCTTAATGAGCCATGACCCTACCCATTTTGATTATGTGGTAAAAAAACACCCTGGAAACATTCATTTAACCCTTTCCGGACACACTCACGGAATGCAGTTCGGACTGGATCTTAAAAATGTAAAATGGTCACCTGTTCAGTATCGCTACCCGAAATGGGCAGATCTTTATGAAAGTGAAGGTAAATTGTTATATGTAAACAGAGGGTTCGGAGTATTAGGATATCCGGGAAGAGTGGGTGTATTACCGGAGATTACACTTTTTGAGCTAAGTTAA
- a CDS encoding 3-oxoacyl-ACP synthase III family protein, which yields MPNTIIIGSGSYIPNRVIGRDYFMNSEFYTEDGVKIEKPVEETIAKFVEITEIENRRFIEDDLSNSQIGYEAAKIALEDAKVDGEELDYIIYASNFGEVTENGYADFMPTMAARVKNKLGIKNRKCVTYDMIFGCPGWVEGMILADNLIKAKVAKTILVIGAETLSRVTDPHDRNRMIFADGAGAVVVKATDKENVGIIAHNTICDNGPELNYLENQPSINKEVDQKRLYVRMLGRKIYEYALKNVPVAIKDTITDAGLSIEDIDKILIHQANAKMDYAMIERLHRLYDVKEYDHAISPMTIQDLGNTSVATIPTMYDLIIKGKMEGQSFKDNGNIVMTSVGAGMNINAIVYRFP from the coding sequence ATGCCGAATACGATCATTATTGGCTCTGGATCTTACATTCCGAACAGAGTTATTGGTAGAGATTACTTCATGAATTCCGAGTTCTACACTGAAGACGGAGTAAAGATTGAAAAGCCTGTGGAAGAGACCATTGCGAAGTTTGTAGAAATTACAGAAATCGAAAACAGGAGATTCATTGAGGATGATCTTTCTAACTCACAGATCGGTTATGAAGCCGCAAAAATTGCCCTTGAGGATGCAAAAGTAGACGGCGAAGAACTGGATTATATTATTTACGCAAGTAATTTCGGGGAAGTTACTGAGAACGGATACGCAGACTTCATGCCAACAATGGCAGCGAGAGTGAAGAATAAACTGGGAATTAAAAACAGAAAATGTGTGACCTATGACATGATTTTCGGTTGTCCGGGATGGGTAGAAGGTATGATTTTAGCAGACAACCTGATTAAAGCTAAAGTTGCTAAAACCATTCTTGTTATTGGAGCTGAAACTTTAAGCAGAGTAACAGATCCGCATGACAGAAACAGAATGATCTTTGCTGATGGTGCCGGAGCAGTCGTAGTAAAGGCAACAGATAAAGAAAATGTAGGAATTATTGCCCACAATACCATCTGTGATAACGGACCAGAATTAAACTACCTTGAAAATCAACCTTCTATCAACAAAGAAGTAGATCAAAAACGTCTTTATGTAAGAATGCTGGGTAGAAAAATCTACGAATACGCTCTTAAAAACGTTCCTGTAGCGATTAAAGACACCATCACAGATGCAGGCCTTTCGATTGAAGATATCGATAAAATCCTGATCCACCAGGCTAATGCTAAAATGGATTATGCTATGATTGAAAGACTTCACAGATTGTATGATGTGAAAGAATACGATCATGCCATCTCCCCTATGACGATCCAAGACCTTGGAAATACGTCTGTTGCAACTATTCCTACCATGTATGATTTAATAATTAAAGGAAAAATGGAGGGTCAATCGTTTAAAGATAATGGTAACATCGTGATGACTTCGGTAGGTGCCGGAATGAACATCAATGCTATCGTGTACAGATTTCCTTAA
- the ubiE gene encoding bifunctional demethylmenaquinone methyltransferase/2-methoxy-6-polyprenyl-1,4-benzoquinol methylase UbiE produces MFDNIAPKYDLLNHVLSMKIDVLWRNKLVKWMKNDNPQEVLDVATGTGDLAITIEKGTGSKVVGLDLSQQMLNVGVIKIKKLKLDGKISMQKGDAENLPFEDNRFDAVSVAFGVRNFENLTKGLAELRRVVKDNKSVYILEFSKVEGFMGPFYMFYFKNILPAIGRLVSKDNRAYTYLPDSVNAFPFGEKMKQILLDTGFKKVEYKKLSLGIATIYKATK; encoded by the coding sequence ATGTTCGACAATATTGCGCCGAAGTATGACCTTTTGAACCATGTTTTATCCATGAAAATTGATGTTTTATGGAGAAATAAATTGGTAAAATGGATGAAAAATGATAACCCGCAGGAAGTGCTGGATGTGGCTACAGGAACGGGAGATCTGGCAATTACAATTGAAAAAGGAACCGGTTCAAAAGTAGTTGGTTTAGATTTATCACAACAAATGCTCAATGTTGGCGTTATTAAAATAAAAAAACTTAAATTAGACGGCAAAATTTCCATGCAAAAAGGAGATGCAGAAAATTTACCCTTCGAGGACAATAGATTTGATGCTGTTTCCGTTGCATTTGGAGTAAGGAATTTTGAGAACCTTACCAAAGGTTTGGCAGAGTTAAGAAGAGTAGTTAAAGATAACAAGAGTGTTTATATACTGGAGTTTTCAAAGGTTGAGGGTTTCATGGGGCCATTTTATATGTTTTATTTCAAAAATATATTACCTGCAATAGGTAGGCTGGTTTCCAAAGATAATAGGGCGTATACATACCTTCCGGATTCTGTAAATGCTTTTCCTTTCGGGGAGAAGATGAAGCAAATTCTTTTAGATACGGGATTTAAGAAAGTTGAATATAAAAAATTAAGTTTGGGTATAGCCACAATTTATAAAGCAACAAAGTAA
- a CDS encoding porin family protein, which produces MNKFLLKALVLTSVNVAVFANAQFRTRNRMDKLEDFDEQKFSWGFYLNGNKLDYRIVLHPTYGMKDNQNLVTSTKESYSFGAGLIAKWRLNDYLDVRVEPGLQFAQRQLTFNTQSNDAYAGGSVTNPPFTPIPLQEKDKVRDIKSTLVDIPVLLELHGRRWYNSRPYVAAGVNYVVNLQSNSSSTDDNMQQIFRSTTHNFAWSAEMGIQFYFNKFKLTPAIRGTFFMNNEKVADNATTPPYWASAVSTLQTRAVMFVLKFE; this is translated from the coding sequence ATGAATAAATTTCTATTAAAAGCACTGGTTTTAACCTCAGTAAATGTTGCCGTTTTTGCAAACGCGCAATTTAGAACCCGAAACAGAATGGATAAGTTGGAAGATTTCGACGAGCAGAAATTCAGTTGGGGTTTTTATTTGAACGGGAATAAACTGGACTACCGAATCGTATTACATCCAACTTATGGGATGAAAGATAATCAGAATCTTGTTACCAGTACCAAAGAAAGTTACAGCTTCGGTGCCGGGCTTATCGCAAAATGGAGACTGAATGATTATCTGGATGTAAGAGTAGAGCCGGGGTTGCAGTTTGCACAAAGACAGCTGACTTTTAATACTCAATCCAATGATGCGTATGCAGGTGGATCTGTAACTAATCCCCCTTTCACGCCAATCCCTTTACAAGAAAAAGATAAAGTAAGGGATATTAAATCTACATTGGTTGATATTCCGGTACTTTTGGAGCTTCACGGACGAAGATGGTATAACTCAAGACCTTATGTAGCTGCTGGGGTGAATTATGTAGTGAACCTACAGTCTAATTCCAGTTCTACAGATGATAACATGCAGCAGATCTTCAGATCTACTACCCACAACTTCGCATGGTCTGCAGAAATGGGTATTCAGTTTTATTTCAACAAATTTAAGCTGACACCTGCCATCAGAGGAACCTTCTTTATGAACAATGAGAAAGTAGCTGATAATGCTACAACACCTCCTTACTGGGCTTCCGCTGTTTCTACATTACAGACCAGAGCCGTCATGTTTGTACTGAAATTTGAATAA
- a CDS encoding cell division protein ZapA encodes MEVRRITVNIAGRVYPLNVPAAEEETLRKVGKQIENMIKDFEQNFDVRDKQDALAMCALKLGTNAEVVSLNYEKNINSTNERLQQINQSLNEIGK; translated from the coding sequence ATGGAGGTAAGGAGAATAACCGTAAACATTGCAGGAAGAGTGTATCCGCTGAACGTACCCGCAGCAGAGGAAGAAACGTTGCGTAAGGTTGGGAAGCAGATCGAGAATATGATTAAAGATTTTGAACAGAACTTCGATGTAAGAGATAAACAGGATGCTTTGGCTATGTGTGCCCTGAAACTGGGAACCAATGCGGAAGTAGTTTCTCTTAACTACGAAAAAAATATTAATTCAACCAACGAAAGATTACAACAGATCAATCAATCGTTGAATGAAATCGGGAAATAG
- the rny gene encoding ribonuclease Y, translating into MIEVIVGVVCLVIGAAVGIIFSKSSLNTKAKFIIDDAKKNAENLIEKANVQAESIKKEKNLQAKEKFLELKSQHDADIQSREKKMQEVEKRTKDKEHKLNDELSKTGKLEKDLDRQIADYAKKNEILDRKQQELDTATAKKVEILEKISNYTADEAKAELVETMKAEAKTRAQAHVQSIMEEAQMNAKNEARKIVIQTIQRIGTEQAIENSVSVFNIESDEVKGRIIGREGRNIRALEAVTGVEIIVDDTPEAILLSCFDPVRREIARLSLHRLVTDGRIHPARIEEVVEKTRKQIEEEIIEVGKRTIIDLGIHGLHPELIKIVGRMKYRSSYGQNLLQHSREVANIAATMAAELGLNVKLAKRAGLLHDIGKVPEQESELPHALLGMQWAEKYGENPEVVNAIGAHHDEIEMKSLLSPIIQVADAISGARPGARRQVLESYIQRLKDLESAALSFDGVSSAYAIQAGRELRVMVESGKVNDEVASQLSYDISEKIQNELTYPGQVKVTVIRETRAVNIAR; encoded by the coding sequence ATGATAGAAGTTATAGTCGGTGTTGTATGTTTAGTAATCGGGGCTGCCGTGGGAATCATTTTCTCAAAAAGCTCTCTGAATACTAAGGCAAAATTTATTATAGATGATGCCAAGAAAAACGCCGAAAACCTTATAGAAAAAGCTAACGTACAGGCTGAATCCATAAAGAAAGAAAAGAATCTTCAGGCTAAAGAGAAATTCCTTGAATTGAAATCACAGCACGATGCTGATATCCAGTCCCGCGAAAAGAAAATGCAGGAAGTTGAAAAAAGAACTAAAGACAAGGAACATAAGCTTAATGATGAGCTTAGTAAGACTGGAAAACTTGAAAAGGATCTAGACAGACAGATTGCAGATTACGCTAAGAAGAACGAGATTCTGGACAGAAAACAACAGGAATTAGATACTGCTACTGCTAAAAAAGTAGAAATACTTGAAAAAATCTCTAATTATACTGCTGATGAAGCTAAAGCAGAATTGGTAGAAACCATGAAAGCTGAAGCTAAAACAAGAGCTCAGGCACATGTTCAGAGTATTATGGAGGAAGCTCAGATGAATGCGAAGAACGAGGCAAGAAAGATTGTTATCCAAACAATCCAGAGAATCGGAACAGAGCAGGCTATCGAGAACTCAGTATCCGTTTTCAACATTGAATCTGACGAAGTAAAAGGTAGAATCATTGGTAGAGAAGGTAGAAACATCCGTGCTTTAGAAGCAGTAACAGGAGTTGAGATCATTGTTGACGACACCCCTGAGGCAATTCTTCTTTCATGCTTCGATCCGGTAAGAAGAGAAATCGCAAGACTATCACTTCACAGATTGGTTACCGACGGTAGAATTCACCCGGCAAGAATCGAGGAAGTTGTAGAAAAGACAAGAAAACAAATTGAAGAGGAGATTATTGAAGTAGGAAAGAGAACGATCATTGATTTAGGAATCCACGGATTACACCCTGAGTTAATCAAGATCGTTGGTAGAATGAAATACCGTTCTTCTTACGGACAAAACCTATTACAGCACTCAAGAGAAGTAGCAAATATTGCTGCAACTATGGCTGCTGAATTGGGATTAAACGTTAAGCTAGCTAAAAGAGCAGGTCTATTACACGATATTGGTAAAGTTCCTGAGCAGGAATCAGAATTACCACACGCACTATTAGGAATGCAATGGGCTGAGAAATACGGTGAAAATCCGGAAGTAGTCAATGCTATTGGTGCTCACCACGACGAGATTGAGATGAAGTCTCTATTATCTCCAATCATTCAGGTAGCCGATGCTATCTCAGGAGCAAGACCGGGAGCAAGAAGACAAGTATTGGAATCTTACATCCAGAGACTGAAAGATCTTGAGTCTGCAGCATTAAGCTTCGATGGTGTATCAAGCGCTTATGCAATTCAGGCAGGTAGAGAATTAAGAGTAATGGTAGAGAGTGGAAAAGTAAATGACGAAGTCGCTTCTCAACTTTCTTACGATATCTCTGAAAAGATCCAGAACGAACTTACTTACCCTGGACAGGTGAAAGTAACCGTAATCAGAGAAACAAGAGCGGTGAATATTGCAAGATAA
- a CDS encoding MFS transporter, translating into MQELSLSSKLKYIFSIPVIISALGYFVDIYDLLLFGIVRIPSLKALGLNPDADGTFILNCQMVGLLIGGVFWGIFGDKKGRLSVLFGSILVYSLANIACGFLPYFPKDHLVYQYAALRFIAGIGLAGELGAGITLVSESLPKNLRAIGTSVVAGFGLMGAVVAQLTVELSGGWNISYIIGGVMGILLLLLRISVSESGIYKNMEHKNVSKGNFLSFFTNKDRLIRYLKCIAVGLPTWYCIGILAVLANQFAPEFGIKDISPGKAIMWAYVGISVGDLMSGFISHALKSRKMAIFYMLLFTLVGVGIMLFGNTNTETKYYLFCVWLGFGTGYWAMFVTLAAEQFGTNIRNTATTTVPNMVRGLVPVMILAFDTLKGNFSVVESAAIVGVVVFGLAFYSSLTISETHDRDLEFTE; encoded by the coding sequence ATGCAAGAACTATCTCTGTCTTCAAAATTGAAGTACATTTTTTCTATTCCCGTTATTATCTCAGCGTTGGGCTATTTTGTAGACATCTATGACCTTCTCCTGTTCGGAATTGTAAGAATCCCCAGTTTAAAGGCTTTGGGACTTAATCCGGATGCTGACGGAACTTTTATCCTAAATTGCCAGATGGTAGGACTTCTTATTGGTGGAGTATTCTGGGGGATCTTCGGAGATAAAAAAGGAAGGCTTTCCGTACTCTTTGGCTCTATTCTGGTATATTCCCTTGCGAATATTGCCTGTGGCTTTCTTCCTTATTTTCCCAAAGACCATTTAGTCTATCAATATGCCGCTTTAAGGTTTATTGCAGGAATAGGACTTGCCGGAGAGCTCGGAGCCGGAATTACACTGGTTTCTGAAAGCCTGCCGAAGAATTTAAGAGCAATAGGAACCTCAGTAGTAGCTGGTTTTGGATTGATGGGAGCGGTGGTTGCTCAATTAACAGTGGAATTGTCCGGAGGATGGAATATCTCCTATATCATTGGCGGGGTAATGGGAATCCTGTTATTGCTGCTGAGAATAAGTGTTTCAGAATCGGGAATTTATAAGAATATGGAACATAAAAATGTGTCTAAAGGTAATTTTCTTTCTTTTTTCACCAATAAAGACAGGTTGATCAGGTATCTGAAATGTATTGCTGTAGGATTACCTACGTGGTATTGTATAGGTATTCTGGCTGTTTTAGCCAATCAATTTGCTCCTGAATTCGGAATCAAGGATATCAGTCCCGGAAAGGCAATTATGTGGGCTTATGTAGGCATTTCTGTAGGAGATCTGATGAGCGGTTTTATTTCCCATGCTTTGAAGTCCCGTAAGATGGCGATATTCTATATGTTGCTTTTCACTTTGGTTGGGGTAGGAATTATGTTGTTTGGAAATACAAATACCGAAACAAAATATTATTTATTTTGTGTATGGCTGGGCTTTGGTACCGGATATTGGGCAATGTTTGTTACGCTGGCAGCAGAACAGTTTGGAACCAATATTAGAAATACAGCCACTACTACCGTTCCAAACATGGTACGGGGGCTGGTGCCGGTAATGATCCTGGCTTTTGATACTCTTAAAGGTAATTTTTCAGTAGTGGAAAGTGCAGCCATTGTGGGAGTTGTGGTGTTCGGATTGGCATTTTATTCTTCACTGACGATCTCAGAAACCCATGACAGGGACCTTGAGTTCACTGAATAA
- a CDS encoding YeiH family protein — MKDFILNETTRKVIFIGLAVLCLTPLISSPIALASGFALAVFMGNPFEKHLHQYIHLLLQISIVGLGFGLKLDEALHAGKTGLMLTIVSIITVMILGYFLGKIFKLERPLSYLLSAGTAICGGSAIAAVSPIIKPSTKQISLALAIVFTLNSIALFVYPAIGQFLNLSQEQFGLWCAVGIHDTSSVVGAAGKYGNEALKIATTVKLARALWIIPVSLITMFIFKSKDSKIKIPWFIGYFILAILLNTYFPVMDQFSTGITTFAKSGLNLTLFFIGATLSLQTLKTIGFKPLLTAVLLWVTISIGSLLYIIH, encoded by the coding sequence ATGAAAGATTTCATACTTAATGAAACAACACGAAAAGTAATTTTCATTGGACTGGCTGTTTTATGCCTGACTCCATTAATCTCTTCTCCCATTGCTCTGGCATCAGGTTTTGCTCTCGCTGTTTTTATGGGAAATCCATTTGAAAAACATTTGCATCAATATATTCACCTGCTGTTGCAGATTTCTATTGTCGGATTAGGTTTCGGCTTAAAACTGGATGAAGCGCTCCATGCCGGGAAAACAGGATTGATGTTAACTATTGTAAGCATTATCACTGTAATGATTCTGGGATATTTTCTAGGAAAGATCTTTAAACTTGAAAGGCCATTATCCTACCTTCTGTCTGCCGGAACTGCCATTTGTGGAGGAAGCGCTATTGCTGCGGTGTCTCCTATCATAAAACCAAGCACAAAGCAAATTTCTTTGGCACTGGCTATTGTTTTTACATTGAATTCCATTGCACTGTTTGTCTATCCGGCTATTGGACAATTTTTGAATCTTTCCCAGGAACAGTTTGGCTTATGGTGTGCGGTAGGAATTCATGATACAAGTTCTGTAGTAGGGGCAGCCGGTAAATATGGCAATGAGGCTTTAAAAATTGCCACCACCGTTAAACTGGCCCGTGCTTTATGGATTATCCCGGTTTCGCTGATTACCATGTTCATTTTTAAAAGCAAAGATTCAAAAATTAAAATTCCTTGGTTTATCGGTTATTTTATTTTGGCTATTTTACTGAATACTTATTTTCCTGTAATGGATCAATTCAGTACGGGCATTACCACTTTTGCAAAATCAGGACTGAATCTGACTTTATTTTTTATTGGAGCAACTCTTTCCCTTCAGACTTTAAAAACAATAGGCTTTAAGCCTCTGCTTACAGCTGTACTGCTCTGGGTAACCATCAGTATTGGAAGTTTACTTTACATTATTCACTAA
- a CDS encoding LysR family transcriptional regulator, giving the protein MFDYRLKVFHTVASRLSFTKASEELHISQPAVTKHIKEIEVQLSTKLFDRKGTSIQLTQSGKILFEYAEKIRNIYRDLEFEISQINQQHKGKLIIGASTTVAQYILPEILAKFNAYYKDIKIELLTGNTEAISALLKEEKIDLGIIEGESQSSYFDYKTFKPDEIVLAAQSDHPLAHKTLHIKDLYQLNLIFREQGSGTLEFIQNRLKEKDINISELNTVIQLGSSESIKNYLLHSDCMAFLSISTILNELKNNVLTVIDIKNFSIERNFHFILPKGEQSELIELFLRFAE; this is encoded by the coding sequence ATGTTCGATTACAGGTTAAAAGTTTTCCATACCGTAGCTTCCAGATTGAGTTTTACTAAAGCTTCTGAGGAGCTCCACATTTCGCAGCCGGCAGTTACAAAACACATCAAAGAAATTGAAGTGCAGCTGAGTACCAAGCTATTTGACAGAAAAGGAACTTCCATACAATTGACGCAAAGTGGTAAAATCCTGTTTGAATATGCAGAAAAAATCAGGAATATCTACCGCGATCTGGAATTTGAAATCAGCCAGATCAACCAACAACACAAGGGAAAGCTAATTATTGGAGCAAGCACAACGGTTGCCCAGTATATTTTACCTGAGATCCTGGCCAAGTTTAATGCTTATTATAAAGATATTAAAATAGAACTTCTGACAGGAAATACGGAAGCTATTTCCGCTCTTTTAAAAGAAGAAAAGATTGACCTGGGAATTATTGAAGGAGAGTCACAATCCTCTTATTTTGATTATAAGACATTTAAACCTGATGAAATTGTTCTCGCAGCCCAATCAGATCACCCTTTAGCTCATAAAACTTTACATATCAAAGACCTGTACCAGCTTAACCTTATTTTCCGTGAACAAGGTTCCGGAACGCTTGAATTTATCCAAAACCGGCTAAAAGAAAAGGATATTAATATCAGTGAACTGAATACTGTTATTCAGTTGGGAAGCAGTGAAAGTATCAAAAATTACCTTCTTCATTCGGATTGTATGGCTTTTCTTTCCATCAGCACCATTCTGAATGAATTGAAAAATAATGTTCTTACTGTTATTGATATTAAAAACTTCAGCATTGAGAGAAATTTTCATTTTATTCTGCCTAAAGGAGAGCAGTCTGAGTTGATAGAGCTTTTTCTGAGGTTTGCAGAGTAA